The following proteins come from a genomic window of Asterias amurensis chromosome 15, ASM3211899v1:
- the LOC139948008 gene encoding complement factor B-like: MRINAMAVINQLTICFIVLPLVVFLPVESVRQVQSRRVCLLEVLENGYYVGSLGEAVVRRVKAGTAVEARCNAGYFLRGDTHRTCVYRTRRFREDAPSCQDVNECEYTYIPPVTVEYSDSWTESNSGASLSEATWDFDIPVIKCHDMAHCKNTPGSYECECDRGYEGDGVNSCERVIEKQCEQLEPPQHGSMTGGLKFVQFECEKGYRISGARSRRCVNGLWNGLHPICEVIGCGQPRVPTNGYIEGSTFDVGNWVKFRCNKGYELAGTEKLYCRPGDGYTYKDYWSGAQPSCRRYEKNPETIAGKIKTDFIDHLEVFTASGRGRLAVSGNIGLELVLAFDKSSSLNHVNFERGINFAISLVRQFGVSNKTGGTRVAAISFATTAVTNFTYGSDTDTLEEVIEHLQVLKGNRGGGTALGDAFLKVFELVPDMRNGSKKALFILTDGVVTIGDDPSALAESLRIDKGFEIFVVAIGEGIDQRQIRKIASQPYSTHIFLLNNFEDLASLTEIISEKGQEYRRCGQAGNLEIPQLSADRDKDSNANPNAWPWLAQIIQLNDSGPILKCGGAVLCEEWIVTAGSCVFDFDTHTIAPEKLRVRLGAYELGVKTETQRDFDVKEVFLFDDYDPYNLYDDIAVLKLNQTVNLTSSIRTLCLPLGRERLWPKSNSLCYIAGWGIVDPLKDQPRNDSMPSIYPKQLEIQLVNDDVCKRTMTQLYPFDKRKMCAGYKLYTEDESCQGDTGSPLVCKQIDGSWGMAGIVSYSKKCMEYNKYSVFTRVGEYSTWIHELTGNCTSNYLADLTVGGFT; encoded by the exons TTTGTTTGCTGGAAGTTTTGGAGAATGGTTACTACGTTGGCTCCCTTGGTGAAGCGGTAGTGCGCCGTGTCAAAGCTGGGACGGCTGTAGAAGCAAGATGCAATGCTGGCTATTTTCTACGTGGCGACACCCACCGAACATGTGTCTACCGAACACGGCGGTTCAGGGAAGATGCGCCATCGTGTCAAG ATGTTAATGAGTGTGAATACACGTACATCCCTCCGGTAACCGTTGAGTATAGTGACTCTTGGACGGAGTCGAATAGTGGAGCTTCACTTAGTGAGGCGACATGGGATTTTGACATCCCTGTTATaaaatgtcatgacatggcacATTGCAAAAACACACCTGGATCTTATGAGTGTGAATGTGATAGAGGTTATGAAGGAGATGGAGTCAATTCATGTGAAC GAGTTATTGAAAAGCAATGCGAACAACTCGAGCCACCACAGCACGGTTCTATGACGGGTGGCCTAAAGTTCGTTCAATTTGAATGTGAGAAGGGTTATCGTATCTCTGGAGCCAGGTCTCGACGATGTGTGAACGGATTATGGAATGGTTTACACCCTATTTGCGAAG TGATTGGATGTGGCCAACCAAGGGTACCGACTAATGGCTACATTGAAGGGAGTACATTTGATGTGGGTAACTGGGTAAAATTCCGTTGTAACAAAGGATATGAACTTGCTGGAACTGAAAAGCTATATTGTCGACCTGGGGATGGGTACACGTACAAGGACTATTGGAGTGGAGCGCAACCTTCCTGCAGAc GTTACGAGAAAAACCCGGAGACCATCGCCGGTAAAATCAAGACGGATTTTATCGACCACTTGGAGGTTTTTACTGCGTCCGGACGAGGCCGGTTGGCTGTTTCTGGTAACATTGGGCTGGAACTGGTATTGGCATTTGATAAATCGTCAAGCTTGAATCATGTCAATTTCGAAAGAGGAATTAACTTCGCCATCAGTCTTGTAAGGCAATTTGGGGTGTCAAATAAAACAG GAGGAACACGAGTTGCTGCCATATCGTTTGCAACCACTGCTGTCACTAACTTTACCTACGGGTCTGATACGGACACGCTAGAAGAGGTCATAGAACATTTACAAGTTCTAAAG GGTAACCGAGGTGGAGGAACAGCCCTCGGTGATGCctttttaaaagtgtttgaGTTGGTACCTGACATGCGTAATGGCTCTAAAAAGGCGCTGTTCATACTGACGGACGGTGTGGTTACCATTGGAGATGATCCATCGGCGCTAGCAGAGAGTTTAAG GATAGATAAAGGATTTGAAATCTTTGTGGTGGCCATAGGTGAAGGTATCGACCAAAGGCAAATTCGTAAGATTGCTTCACAACCCTACTCCACACATATCTTTCTGCTCAACAATTTTGAGGATCTCGCTTCACTTACTGAGATCATTTCAGAAAAGGGTCAAG AGTATAGACGGTGTGGTCAGGCTGGAAACTTGGAAATACCTCAACTTAGTGCTGACCGAGACAAAGACAGTAACGCCAATCCTAACGCCTGGCCATGGCTAGCGCAGATTATACAGCTCAATGATTCAGGACCAATCCTCAAGTGTGGAGGGGCGGTTCTTTGTGAAGAGTGGATCGTTACAGCAGGAAGCTGCgtgtttgatttcgatacccATACCATTGCTCCAGAAAAG CTACGAGTTCGTCTGGGTGCCTATGAACTCGGAGTGAAGACAGAAACTCAAAGAGACTTTGACGTGAAAGAGGTGTTCCTTTTCGATGACTACGATCCATATAATCTATATGATGACATAGCTGTTTTAAAACTCAACCAGACGGTGAATCTTACGAGCTCTATCCGAACACTGTGTCTACCATTAG GTAGAGAACGTCTGTGGCCTAAGTCTAATTCCTTGTGTTATATCGCCGGTTGGGGGATCGTTGACCCATTAAAGGACCAGCCTAGGAATGACAGCATGCCCTCAATATACCCGAAGCAACTTGAAATACAACTTGTCAATGATGACGTGTGTAAGAGAACGATGACACAGTTATACCCTTTCGATAAACGAAAAATGTGTGCTGGATATAA ACTTTATACTGAAGATGAATCTTGTCAAGGTGATACTGGATCGCCACTTGTATGCAAGCAGATAGATGGATCGTGGGGTATGGCAGGGATAGTTTCATACAGTAAGAAGTGTATGGAATATAATAAGTATAGCGTCTTTACACGCGTTGGTGAGTATTCCACTTGGATCCACGAACTGACGGGCAACTGTACATCCAATTACCTAGCAGACTTAACTGTTGGTGGATTCACTTAG